The Chthoniobacterales bacterium genome includes a window with the following:
- a CDS encoding helix-turn-helix domain-containing protein — protein sequence MFANKDLIETLSHSKIYQDYEHAFTDATGLPVTLRPVESWQLPHRTRKNENAFCAIMAKRNGSCAACLRTQEQLSQSAQEEAQTVTCFSGMSDTAIPVRSGDQVIGFLQTGQIFQKKPTIGQFNRTAKQLEKWGVDSTQPDLRQAYFATRVVGAKQYGAVVALLGIFAQHLATVSNQLLVQQQNTEPPMITSAKNYISSHQGDALSLGQVAKAVNTSTFYFCKMFKKATGLNFTHYVSRVRIEKAKNLLLNPNLRVSEIAFEVGFQSLTHFNRVFKNITGESPTEYRGEIAVAA from the coding sequence ATGTTTGCCAACAAAGACCTCATCGAGACGCTGTCACATTCAAAAATTTACCAGGACTACGAGCACGCTTTTACCGATGCCACTGGACTTCCGGTAACTTTGCGACCGGTCGAGTCGTGGCAGCTTCCTCATCGGACGAGGAAAAACGAAAACGCATTTTGCGCAATCATGGCGAAGCGGAATGGCTCCTGTGCCGCCTGTCTGCGGACTCAGGAACAACTTTCGCAGTCGGCTCAGGAAGAAGCCCAGACCGTCACCTGTTTTTCAGGAATGAGCGACACGGCGATCCCGGTTCGTTCGGGCGATCAGGTGATTGGGTTCTTACAAACCGGGCAGATTTTCCAGAAGAAACCGACTATCGGACAATTCAACCGCACGGCGAAACAGTTGGAAAAATGGGGAGTGGATTCCACCCAACCCGATCTGCGCCAGGCCTATTTTGCGACCCGCGTGGTCGGGGCCAAGCAATATGGCGCGGTCGTCGCTTTGCTCGGTATTTTCGCACAACATCTCGCAACGGTGAGCAATCAACTCCTAGTGCAACAGCAGAACACCGAGCCGCCGATGATCACAAGTGCAAAGAACTACATCAGCAGTCATCAGGGCGACGCCCTTTCGCTAGGTCAGGTCGCCAAGGCAGTGAACACCAGCACGTTTTATTTTTGCAAGATGTTCAAGAAAGCTACCGGGCTCAATTTCACCCATTACGTGTCGCGAGTCCGGATCGAAAAGGCGAAGAACCTTTTGTTAAATCCCAATTTGCGGGTGAGCGAAATCGCGTTCGAGGTGGGCTTCCAGTCGCTCACGCATTTCAATCGCGTGTTCAAAAATATCACCGGAGAATCGCCCACGGAATATCGTGGGGAGATTGCCGTGGCAGCGTGA
- a CDS encoding PAS domain S-box protein, which produces MEETAKMKAERQLAAAALGDSEERIRGIVNTAVEGIITIDERGVVQSMNPAAEKLFGWSAEEMIGKNVSTLMPSPYREGHDGYLKNYEHTGKAKIIGIGREVVGQRKDGSVFPMDLSVGEGRLANGKLFTGIVRDITERKRMEKDILEISDREQQRIGQDLHDDLCQSLAGIELMSELLQEKLAATSNPESVQAARIAEHVQRAIEQTRMVARGLSPLETEATGLMAALGELAANTERLFHVRCWFVSEQPVNIAESAAATHLYRIAQEAINNAIKHGKATEITISLKEDDGQIILSITDNGAGFSPPQKTNEGMGLRIMKYRAGVIGGTLDVKAAGTQGTVVTCAFRQAPLTGI; this is translated from the coding sequence GTGGAAGAAACCGCCAAAATGAAAGCCGAGCGCCAACTCGCTGCAGCGGCACTGGGTGACAGCGAGGAGCGGATTCGCGGGATTGTGAACACGGCCGTCGAGGGAATCATCACCATCGACGAGCGTGGCGTCGTGCAATCGATGAACCCCGCCGCCGAGAAGCTGTTCGGCTGGAGTGCGGAGGAAATGATTGGAAAAAACGTGAGCACCCTGATGCCCTCGCCGTACCGGGAGGGACATGACGGTTACCTCAAGAATTACGAGCACACCGGCAAAGCGAAAATCATCGGTATCGGCCGCGAAGTGGTCGGTCAGCGCAAGGACGGCTCTGTGTTTCCGATGGATCTCTCGGTGGGCGAAGGGAGGCTGGCGAATGGGAAGCTGTTTACCGGCATCGTGCGAGATATTACTGAGCGCAAACGGATGGAAAAAGACATCCTCGAAATCAGCGATCGTGAACAGCAACGAATCGGGCAGGATTTGCACGATGATCTTTGCCAAAGCCTCGCGGGGATTGAATTGATGAGCGAACTGCTTCAGGAAAAACTTGCCGCCACATCGAACCCGGAGTCAGTCCAGGCCGCACGGATTGCGGAACACGTGCAACGCGCCATCGAGCAGACGCGCATGGTGGCGCGCGGGCTCTCGCCCCTGGAAACAGAAGCAACCGGATTGATGGCGGCACTTGGCGAACTGGCCGCAAATACGGAACGACTTTTTCATGTGCGCTGCTGGTTCGTAAGTGAGCAGCCAGTTAACATCGCCGAATCTGCAGCCGCAACGCACCTTTACCGAATCGCGCAGGAAGCGATTAACAATGCGATCAAACACGGCAAGGCAACTGAGATCACCATTTCGCTCAAGGAAGATGACGGACAAATCATTCTCTCAATCACCGACAACGGCGCAGGCTTTTCACCACCGCAAAAAACCAACGAAGGAATGGGGCTGAGGATCATGAAATATCGTGCCGGGGTGATCGGAGGAACCCTCGACGTGAAAGCCGCTGGCACCCAGGGAACCGTGGTCACGTGCGCCTTTCGTCAGGCTCCTTTAACCGGGATTTGA
- a CDS encoding radical SAM protein, translating to MMTHPSSTLAPTPARNFLGNRFVYCVISECAGGLSIGVNMNPDKRCNFDCVYCEVDRREHGGDRVVDIAQMSRELEQTLTLVRDDGLRALPAYRRIPPELLQLKEVALSGDGEPTLCPNFCEVIEAVTHFRSKGRFPAFKIVLITNCTGLQYPEVRAGMTFLNSHDEIWAKLEAGTQAYMDRVNKPNVTLAQVLKNIVAIGKERPVVIQSLFPLIDGAEPTVGEIDAYIARLREVVDRGAKIDRVQIYSAHRPVFRPGCAHLPLRSLSAIARRVREETGIQAEVF from the coding sequence ATGATGACGCACCCCTCCAGCACATTGGCACCGACCCCGGCTCGCAATTTCCTCGGCAACCGCTTTGTCTATTGCGTCATCTCCGAATGCGCAGGCGGTTTGTCCATCGGGGTGAATATGAATCCCGACAAGCGGTGTAATTTCGACTGCGTCTATTGCGAAGTCGATCGTCGCGAACACGGGGGCGACCGTGTTGTGGATATCGCTCAGATGAGTCGCGAGCTGGAGCAGACACTGACACTAGTACGTGACGACGGTCTGCGTGCTTTGCCCGCCTACCGGCGAATTCCACCGGAACTGCTGCAACTCAAGGAAGTCGCGCTCAGCGGCGATGGCGAGCCGACACTCTGCCCCAATTTTTGCGAAGTCATCGAGGCCGTGACGCACTTTCGCTCGAAAGGACGATTTCCGGCTTTTAAGATCGTCCTGATAACGAATTGCACGGGTCTGCAGTATCCCGAGGTGCGGGCGGGCATGACGTTCCTGAATTCACACGACGAAATCTGGGCCAAGCTCGAAGCAGGCACACAGGCTTACATGGATCGCGTGAACAAACCGAATGTTACGCTGGCGCAAGTGCTCAAAAACATTGTCGCCATTGGAAAAGAACGCCCGGTGGTCATCCAAAGTTTATTCCCCCTGATTGATGGGGCAGAGCCGACAGTGGGTGAAATTGACGCGTATATCGCACGGTTGCGTGAGGTAGTGGATCGTGGTGCGAAAATCGACCGCGTTCAGATCTATTCTGCGCACCGACCGGTGTTTCGTCCCGGCTGTGCCCATTTGCCGTTGCGAAGTTTGTCGGCCATCGCACGCCGCGTGCGGGAGGAGACCGGGATTCAGGCCGAAGTTTTCTGA